A part of Sebastes fasciatus isolate fSebFas1 chromosome 10, fSebFas1.pri, whole genome shotgun sequence genomic DNA contains:
- the LOC141775064 gene encoding charged multivesicular body protein 1b-like — MSKMEKHLFNLKFAAKELQRNSKKCDKEEKAEKAKVKQAIQKGNVEAAKIHAENAIRQKHQSINFLRMSARVDAVASRVQTAVTMNQVSKSMSGVVKVMDATLKSMNLEKISALMDKFENQFETLDVQTAQMEDTMGNTTTLTTPQNEVDTLLHEMADEAGLDLNLELPAGQTASLASSVASTEQDELSQRLSRLRDQVS, encoded by the exons ATGTCGAAAATGGAGA AACACTTGTTCAACCTGAAGTTTGCTGCCAAGGAGCTCCAACGCAACTCCAAGAAATGTGACAAAGAGGAAAAGGCAGAAAAGGCTAAAGTGAAGCAG GCTATCCAGAAGGGTAATGTGGAGGCAGCCAAGATCCACGCAGAGAACGCCATCCGTCAGAAGCATCAGTCCATTAACTTCCTGAGGATGAGTGCACGTGTGGATGCTGTGGCTTCCAGGGTCCAGACCGCTGTCACTATGAACCAG GTATCTAAATCCATGTCCGGAGTGGTCAAGGTTATGGATGCTACTCTGAAAAGTATGAACTTGGAGAAG ATTTCTGCATTAATGGACAAGTTTGAAAACCAGTTTGAAACTCTCGACGTGCAGACAGCTCAGATGGAAGACACAATGGGAAACACCACCACTCTGACAACACCTCAG AATGAAGTGGATACGCTGTTGCATGAGATGGCCGATGAAGCAGG gtTGGATCTTAACCTGGAGCTTCCTGCAGGCCAGACCGCCTCACTGGCTTCATCTGTGGCATCAACTGAGCAG GACGAACTGTCCCAGAGGCTGTCCAGACTGCGAGACCAAGTGTCATAA
- the tent5d gene encoding uncharacterized protein tent5d — MSETKPNQRFHSLNAEQVEVLHQVLSEVVPIHGRGNFPTLELRPRDIIIAVRARLQKQGITVRDVRLNGSTASHVLIRDNGTSYKDLDVIFGVELPTQEEFQVIKESVLGCLLDCLPAGVNRERISSATMKEAYVQKMVKVFNEHDRWSLISLSNNSGKNLELKFVSTLRRQFEFSVDSFQIILDRLLESYIQQESQQKKNTVDLKDQPAGNQNKDSQAPETEKSSGRDLSSKEGAHISQTQQRDKVHEKESQTELSQQTEHSNQTKHSEVEKDNKENPPVEQKEASENRETFNETDFSDQTSPNNMSENKQTSEKAEPPTQIELRDEPELSDETKCSTKVEQSEQTQPKQPAHSNHEELSVQKEQSNHTKPPDEQEELPEQMGQSEPPETSNDTQTETLNLPEECHSADFYESLSEDQSSDEEDKSGTSSHAKIEIQLAEERKVETEIGEQAEGKNETEVSEMTEEVLASEAKNVDDPQGIDCSCSTSSISLTLHNTEPAGTRDALEIHSTLHTDKTPNTLDAVSPPDTQDILPAPPGLVSDKKSSSCKASERLAHMVVLKHHSPKPPRRMCRKVPPSPYPSPVSDSELVVAPYLDPNPCPSPEPDIDVNPKPTPPSSDPTATLTTSISWPEPTLASNLDLTSAPDPAPDIISTSAVDPMSALTQASSQLITESSCEMSIPSLEEMPSTHGARDEQSQPSLSETASAPKQSEPLDSVDVSVSDTDASSSNTQEPGYTSEVELSDEDENREPLTKKTDLDQPQECYPSPSHCVTPPVSCLTPPVLSLSPPCFTPSPPSLSPPPCLTPPSPSHCLSSPLLTGVSPATSFSSPPLSPTSSCLSSPPYLTPPMLSLSPTPLCLSPPSPCLSPPLLCLTPPVESEDLAPQVSSDMEPLILNTDSEEQIKESSPQPGIPLLQLEDEKEQDYISSSPQVAETVSFPITITIPSSTSHALPHSQSEGPGESAPPKADEASSSVPENKEAPKVTAVMPEQSIAPPQASGSVPAVEVLAESMFGDFEAAMDHLRYRLIATRNPEEIRGGGLLKYSNLLVRDYRPASETQIKTLERYMCSRFFIDFPDVQEQQRKILSYLKNHFIGEERSKYQYLMTLRRVVDDSTVCLMGHERRQTLNMITVLALKVLGEQNIIPNTDHVTCFYQPAPYLADHSAPYLAEPSYCSYYIPQGGSTLLYQPYPLHLHTQTGLV; from the exons atgtctgAAACCAAACCCAACCAGCGGTTCCACAGCCTGAACGCTGAGCAGGTGGAGGTCCTCCATCAGGTTTTGTCCGAGGTGGTTCCGATCCACGGCCGCGGGAACTTCCCCACGTTGGAGCTGCGTCCCAGAGACATCATCATAGCCGTGCGCGCCAGGCTGCAGAAGCAGGGGATCACGGTGAGGGATGTCCGTCTGAACGGCTCCACGGCCAGCCACGTCCTCATCAGAGACAACGGGACGAGCTACAAGGACCTGGACGTCATCTTCGGAGTGGAGTTGCCCACTCAGGAGGAGTTCCAG GTGATCAAAGAGTCCGTGCTGGGCTGTTTGCTGGACTGCCTACCCGCCGGGGTCAACAGGGAGCGGATCAGTAGCGCCACGATGAAGGAGGCCTATGTCCAGAAAATGGTCAAGGTCTTCAACGAGCACGACCGCTGGAGCCTCATCTCGCTCTCAAACAACAGCGGCAAAAACCTGGAGCTCAAGTTCGTGAGCACGCTGAGGCGTCAGTTCGAGTTCAGCGTAGACTCCTTCCAGATCATTCTGGATCGTCTCCTGGAGTCCTACATACAGCAGGAgtctcagcaaaaaaaaaatactgttgaTCTCAAGGACCAGCCTGCAGGGAATCAGAACAAAGACTCCCAGGCTCCAGAAACGGAGAAGTCCTCCGGTAGAGACTTATCCAGCAAAGAGGGAGCTCATATCAGCCAgacacaacagagagacaaGGTGCATGAAAAGGAGTCTCAGACAGAACTCTCACAACAAACTGAGCATTCAAACCAGACAAAACACTCTGAAGTTGAAAAGGACAACAAAGAGAACCCACCTGTGGAGCAGAAAGAAGCGTCAGAAAACAGAGAAACCTTCAATGAAACAGACTTCTCTGACCAGACGTCTCCAaataatatgtcagaaaacaaacaaacctctGAAAAAGCTGAGCCGCCAACTCAGATTGAACTCAGAGATGAGCCAGAGCTCTCGGACGAGACCAAATGCTCGACGAAGGTAGAACAGTCAGAGCAAACCCAGCCCAAACAACCAGCACATTCAAATCACGAGGAACTCTCCGTCCAGAAAGAACAATCCAACCACACAAAACCCCCCGACGAACAGGAAGAACTCCCAGAGCAGATGGGGCAGTCTGAGCCGCCAGAAACCTCAAACGATACCCAGACAGAGACTCTGAACCTGCCAGAAGAATGTCACAGTGCAGACTTCTACGAGTCTCTCAGCGAGGATCAGAGCAGCGATGAGGAAGATAAATCTGGCACATCTTCACATGCAAAGATAGAGATACAGTTAGCAGAAGAAAGGAAAGTAGAGACAGAGATAGGTGAGCAAGCAGAGGGAAAAAACGAGACAGAAGTAAGCGAAATGACAGAAGAGGTTTTAGCATCAGAGGCAAAAAACGTAGACGACCCGCAGGGTATCGATTGTTCCTGCTCCACCTCTTCCATATCCCTTACACTTCACAACACAGAGCCTGCTGGCACACGGGATGCACTGGAGATTCACAGCACGCTACACACAGATAAAACACCTAACACACTTGATGCCGTCAGCCCTCCAGATACTCAGGATATTCTACCCGCACCACCCGGCCTTGTTTCTGACAAAAAGTCCTCCTCATGTAAGGCCTCAGAGAGACTAGCTCACATGGTGGTGCTCAAACACCACTCTCCCAAACCCCCTCGGAGGATGTGTAGGAAGGTGCCCCCTAGTCCTTACCCGAGTCCAGTCTCTGACAGCGAACTTGTCGTAGCGCCCTATCTAGATCCGAACCCCTGCCCTAGCCCCGAACCTGACATAGATGTGAACCCAAAGCCAACACCTCCCAGTTCAGACCCTACAGCTACCCTAACAACCAGTATCTCCTGGCCTGAACCCACCCTAGCTTCAAACCTAGACCTTACCTCAGCTCCCGATCCAGCCCCTGACATAATCTCCACCTCTGCCGTGGATCCCATGTCTGCTTTAACTCAAGCATCCTCTCAGCTAATCACGGAGAGTTCATGCGAGATGAGTATTCCGAGCCTAGAAGAGATGCCGTCTACACATGGGGCTCGTGATGAGCAAAGCCAGCCCTCCCTAAGTGAAACTGCCTCTGCACCCAAGCAATCAGAGCCTCTTGACTCAGTGGACGTGTCAGTTTCAGACACCGACGCGTCCAGTTCAAACACCCAAGAACCTGGATATACCTCAGAAGTTGAGCTCAGTGACGAAGATGAAAACAGAGAACCGCTGACCAAAAAGACGGACTTGGATCAGCCACAAGAGTGTTACCCCTCCCCTTCTCACTGTGTCACCCCTCCCGTTTCCTGTCTCACCCCTCCTGTGCTCAGTCTCTCCCCTCCCTGCTTCACTCCCTCGCCCCCCAGCCTCAGCCCTCCCCCGTGCCTGacccctccttctccctcccaCTGCCTCTCATCCCCGTTGCTGACTGGCGTCAGCCCCGCCACCAGCTTCAGCTCTCCACCCCTGAGCCCGACCTCGTCCTGCCTCAGCTCACCTCCGTACCTCACCCCTCCCATGCTCAGCCTCAGCCCTACTCCGCTCTGTCTCAGCCCCCCTTCCCCCTGTCTCAGCCCTCCCCTCCTCTGCCTCACTCCGCCGGTGGAGTCAGAGGACCTCGCACCTCAGGTATCTTCAGACATGGAGCCTTTGATACTGAACACCGACAGCGAGGAACAGATTAAAGAGTCCTCCCCTCAGCCAGGAATCCCTCTCCTACAGTTGGAGGATGAAAAGGAGCAAGATTATATCTCTTCATCGCCTCAGGTTGCAGAGACAGTCTCTTTtccaatcacaatcacaatcccGAGCTCCACGTCACATGCGCTGCCTCACTCTCAGTCTGAAGGCCCGGGGGAATCGGCCCCTCCGAAGGCCGACGAGGCATCCAGCTCTGTGCCCGAGAACAAAGAGGCCCCTAAGGTAACCGCAGTCATGCCCGAACAGAGCATCGCTCCTCCTCAGGCATCTGGCTCAGTCCCTGCCGTGGAGGTCCTGGCAGAGAGCATGTTTGGCGACTTTGAGGCGGCCATGGACCACCTGCGCTACCGCCTAATCGCCACCAGGAACCCCGAGGAGATCCGAGGCGGCGGCTTGCTGAAATACAGCAACCTGTTGGTCAGGGACTACAGACCGGCCAGCGAGACTCAGATAAAGACACTGGAGCGCTACATGTGCTCGCGCTTTTTCATCGATTTCCCCGACGTGCAGGAGCAGCAGCGGAAGATCCTGTCCTACTTGAAGAACCACTTCATCGGCGAGGAGAGGAGCAAGTACCAGTACCTGATGACGCTGCGTCGCGTGGTCGACGACAGCACGGTGTGCCTGATGGGACACGAGAGGCGTCAGACGCTGAACATGATCACGGTGCTGGCGCTGAAGGTTCTCGGAGAGCAGAACATTATCCCCAACACAGACCACGTGACATGCTTCTACCAGCCGGCCCCGTACCTCGCTGATCACAGTGCCCCCTATTTAGCAGAACCCAGCTACTGCAGCTACTACATACCCCAAGGGGGATCAACTCTGCTTTACCAAccataccccttacacctgcacacacagactGGACTagtctaa